In Coffea eugenioides isolate CCC68of unplaced genomic scaffold, Ceug_1.0 ScVebR1_3400;HRSCAF=4606, whole genome shotgun sequence, one DNA window encodes the following:
- the LOC113757884 gene encoding uncharacterized protein LOC113757884, giving the protein MEVKRRAVKELVTKLGSVSEQIRVEALSELRLISKNDPDSRPIIADADSAAISYIAEALYSPAQVIQENAAATLHNLSISSKDQLMSTRGVLDALSHALLNPSCPFAAQCAAGTLYSLLMVESYRSIIGHKRDILFGLVEMIRRPDSASRSIKDGLKALFGIALYPLNRAGLIGLGVVPALFSLVCKDGRVGVVEDATAVIAQIAGCEESWEAFRNVSGVRVLIDLLDSSTGSSIRTKENAVSAMLKLVQCGGEEIAKTIREMGFDVFDGIVDVVENGTDKGKVKGITLLKVLDAKSVGSLLDKEFESLMSNSAS; this is encoded by the coding sequence ATGGAGGTAAAGAGACGAGCTGTGAAAGAACTAGTAACAAAATTAGGTTCCGTCTCCGAACAAATTCGAGTTGAAGCCCTCTCCGAGCTCCGGTTGATCTCGAAAAATGATCCCGACAGCCGGCCCATCATTGCCGATGCTGATTCTGCCGCCATCTCCTATATAGCCGAGGCCCTTTACTCCCCAGCGCAGGTCATTCAAGAAAACGCCGCCGCCACTCTCCACAACCTATCCATTTCGTCTAAGGATCAGCTGATGTCCACTCGCGGCGTCCTCGATGCGCTATCGCACGCTCTCCTCAACCCCTCCTGTCCCTTCGCTGCCCAGTGCGCTGCTGGTACGCTCTATAGCTTGTTGATGGTTGAGTCCTACCGTTCGATTATTGGGCACAAGAGGGATATTCTGTTTGGGCTGGTGGAGATGATTAGAAGACCCGATTCTGCTTCTCGGAGCATAAAGGATGGGTTGAAAGCGTTGTTTGGAATTGCACTTTATCCGCTGAATCGGGCTGGGTTGATTGGGCTTGGAGTTGTGCCAGCTCTGTTTTCTTTGGTGTGTAAGGATGGTAGAGTTGGCGTTGTTGAGGATGCGACGGCTGTGATCGCACAGATTGCAGGGTGTGAGGAGAGTTGGGAGGCATTTAGGAATGTTTCTGGGGTgagggttttaattgatttgCTGGACAGTTCCACGGGATCGAGTATTAGGACTAAGGAAAATGCAGTTTCTGCGATGTTGAAATTGGTGCAATGTGGTGGAGAGGAGATTGCTAAAACCATTCGTGAAATGGGATTTGATGTTTTTGATGGGATTGTTGATGTAGTGGAGAATGGTACTGATAAGGGGAAGGTTAAAGGGATCACACTGTTGAAAGTACTTGATGCTAAGAGCGTTGGATCGTTGTTGGATAAAGAATTTGAATCTTTGATGAGCAATTCAGCGTCATAA